The following proteins come from a genomic window of Anopheles ziemanni chromosome 3, idAnoZiCoDA_A2_x.2, whole genome shotgun sequence:
- the LOC131288649 gene encoding LOW QUALITY PROTEIN: SET and MYND domain-containing protein 4 (The sequence of the model RefSeq protein was modified relative to this genomic sequence to represent the inferred CDS: substituted 1 base at 1 genomic stop codon), whose product MATIDNDPAFTSLCNEKTLQSQKEGFFNVFYASVAENFTGKNANWLTEVYQRLPTDAEKLRVVYDDPVVAYEVLGTLEHVQPVFRAKDARFSWQRREQAMKLLGENKFQQALMMACQAVMRAPAQGVDKFIDKGLTLALALWTRAEVFIRMLDGKRAQQDLQLAVKCGLPVKQNAEYYLRVAKCYALCGEDGRAEVAAKLFHQLSGHNDYALGRLKEDMEDLRVLKKETPTVEQDRSLPALAGAGENVELKGCSTKLKLVGAQEDPRGRYVIAAEDIGPGEPIVAEPAEAACLYPKFFGSHCYACFARLIAPVACSECCGVAFCSVACRDKACATYHRFECQYLDMMIGSGMSILCFIALRIVTQAGTPQKAIEAGQSLLDTLCKHTERRDPEDHFKRTLMTTFLLRCLQKAEFFGRRTTESPEPNPLELQVGAILLGALQSLQFNAHEIYETRVTGEHRFDTAKVLYLGVGIYRAASMFNHECRTGVLRTFLGTSIIFHTARTIPRGELVPENYGPHFLRQPKAVRQRNLRSRYWFKCECKACIEDWPQMDKLTDKPRLLCPNGNCGNVLPYPGKPSQRNPKCSKCKTQVHLEASVKMVEACDQLYVTAAEMMAVRRPTMTYNXSGTSSNFNDLHSNFQNEQVDQAIELLKKGITIFSQVAVPPHKATHIAQEALRSCLADKGNVNHY is encoded by the exons ATGGCCACGATCGACAACGATCCCGCCTTTACGTCACTGTGCAACGAGAAAACGCTGCAGTCGCAGAAGGAGGGCTTCTTCAACGTGTTCTACGCGTCGGTGGcggaaaacttcaccggaaaaAATGCGAACTGGCTGACAGAGGTGTACCAGCGGCTACCAACCGATGCCGAGAAGCTGCGGGTGGTTTACGACGATCCGGTGGTCGCTTACGAGGTGCTCGGTACGCTAGAGCACGTGCAGCCCGTGTTCCGCGCCAAGGATGCCCGGTTCTCGTGGCAACGGCGTGAGCAGGCGATGAAGCTGCTGGGAGAGAATAAGTTCCAGCAGGCGCTCATGATGGCCTGCCAGGCGGTGATGCGTGCACCGGCTCAAGGCGTCGATAAGTTTATCGACAAAGGGCTAACGCTGGCACTCGCCTTGTGGACACGGGCGGAGGTATTTATTCGCATGCTGGATGGCAAGCGGGCCCAGCAGGATCTACAGCTGGCGGTCAAGTGTGGTCTTCCGGTGAAGCAGAACGCCGAATACTATTTACGCGTCGCTAAGTGTTACGCTC TCTGCGGTGAGGATGGTCGTGCGGAGGTTGCGGCGAAACTGTTCCATCAACTCTCCGGCCACAACGATTATGCACTCGGAAGGTTAAAGGAAGACATGGAGGATCTGCGGGTTCTGAAAAAGGAAACTCCAACGGTGGAGCAGGACCGTTCTCTTCCGGCGCTGGCCGGCGCAGGTGAGAACGTCGAGCTGAAGGGTTGCAGTACGAAGCTAAAGCTCGTCGGAGCGCAAGAAGATCCACGCGGACGGTACGTGATAGCGGCTGAAGATATTGGTCCCGGGGAACCAATTGTCGCCGAACCGGCCGAGGCTGCGTGTTTGTATCCCAAGTTTTTCGGATCACACTGTTACGCCTGCTTTGCGAG GTTAATTGCCCCGGTGGCGTGTTCGGAATGCTGCGGTGTAGCATTCTGTTCCGTTGCCTGTCGGGACAAGGCGTGCGCCACGTACCACCGATTCGAGTGCCAGTATCTCGATATGATGATCGGTTCCGGTATGTCGATTTTGTGCTTTATAGCGCTGCGTATTGTCACCCAAGCTGGCACTCCACAGAAGGCCATCGAAGCGGGTCAATCGCTGTTGGACACGCTCTGCAAGCATACGGAGCGTCGCGACCCAGAGGACCACTTCAAGCGTACCCTCATGACCACCTTCCTACTCCGGTGCCTTCAGAAGGCCGAATTCTTTGGCCGACGAACGACCGAATCGCCCGAACCGAACCCGCTCGAGTTACAAGTCGGTGCGATCTTGCTCGGTGCGCTCCAGTCGCTGCAGTTCAACGCACACGAAATCTACGAAACACGTGTCACGGGCGAACATCGGTTCGATACGGCCAAGGTGCTTTACCTCGGGGTCGGTATCTACCGGGCGGCGTCCATGTTTAACCACGAGTGCCGCACCGGAGTGCTGCGCACGTTCCTCGGTACGTCGATCATTTTCCATACGGCCCGAACGATTCCGCGCGGTGAACTGGTGCCGGAAAACTATGGACCACACTTCCTGCGTCAACCGAAAGCGGTGCGGCAACGCAATCTCCGCTCGCGGTACTGGTTCAAGTGTGAGTGCAAGGCGTGCATCGAAGATTGGCCCCAGATGGACAAACTGACCGATAAGCCACGGCTGCTCTGCCCCAATGGGAACTGTGGTAACGTACTGCCGTATCCGGGCAAGCCGTCGCAGCGCAATCCAAAGTGCAGCAAGTGTAAGACGCAGGTCCATCTGGAAGCGAGCGTCAAAATGGTGGAAGCATGCGATCAGCTGTATGTGACCGCAGCGGAAATGATGGCGGTAAGACGGCCTACAATGACATACAATTGAAGTGGAACTAGTTCGAATTTTAACGATTTACATTCGAACTTTCAGAACGAACAGGTCGATCAAGCGATCGAACTGCTGAAGAAAGGTATCACCATCTTCTCCCAGGTGGCCGTCCCACCACACAAGGCAACCCACATCGCGCAGGAGGCCCTTCGGTCCTGTCTTGCCGACAAGGGCAACGTCAACCATTACTGA
- the LOC131284415 gene encoding proton-coupled folate transporter: MSSTATDENAKRSTNGELSNHAVGPTEPGRSNSVATENSTPECAPQPAERWYQKISVEPSMFLYMMAFMLTSVVEQAFFLYKACTVDHGYSHEICLNIEQYQDIKKQVQVTTSTFHQWNNIAMYVVPIVLALFLGAWSDRRGRKLPLILGLTGKLIYSLMIVVNTRMPSWPVEYIIYTATIPSVLTGADIAIFASCFAYISDITTVEERTLRITILDATYLSTMPIGVALGNVIFNHTGKSYTIMFAINASLLACSILYSIVRLKSRTTERQCSIRELPWYRMPLDFFDRQHVVRSVSTFLRKRTMHRRTYLYLLMVAMSFYTFQRDEKPKMYLYTQLRFNWDTDLYSYFKTYQSAAYVVMMFLGVPLFTKVLGLKDTLIIMIGALAHASARFVYIFAEVGWVLYIGATISSVGPVVAPVLRSMISKMVPTNERGIIFSFLSVFDNAVPLFSGVLYTQVYNSSINTYPQAIFLLTMGTQMVVFFIALAIHFSLRGRALEECTPVEKPPGTGLIDEAKAPAIDDEAPSVAH; the protein is encoded by the exons ATGTCGTCGACGGCTACGGACGAAAATGCTAAG CGGTCGACCAACGGCGAGCTCAGCAATCATGCGGTTGGACCTACGGAGCCGGGTCGGAGTAACAGCGTTGCTACGGAGAACTCGACACCGGAATGCGCGCCGCAACCGGCCGAGCGATGGTATCAGAAGATCTCCGTCGAACCTTCGATGTTCCTGTACATGATGGCGTTCATGCTGACCTCGGTCGTTGAGCAGGCTTTTTTCCTCTACAAAGCGTGCACCGTTGACCATGGGTACTCGCACGAGATTTGCCTAAATATCGAACAGTACCAGGATATAAAGAAACAGGTCCAGGTGACAACCTCGACGTTCCATCAGTGGAACAACATCGCCATGTATGTTGTACCGATTGTGCTAGCACTTTTTCTTGGTGCTTGGTCGGATCGACGTGGTCGGAAGCTACCACTCATTCTCGGGCTTACCGGAAAGTTGATCTACTCTCTCATGATCGTGGTAAACACGCGCATGCCATCGTGGCCAGTTGAGTACATCATCTACACCGCGACGATCCCGAGTGTTCTCACCGGAGCCGACATTGCCATCTTTGCCTCCTGTTTTGCATACATCTCCGACATTACGACGGTCGAGGAGCGCACATTACGCATCACCATCCTCGATGCGACCTACCTGAGCACGATGCCAATCGGAGTCGCCCTCGGCAATGTGATCTTTAACCACACGGGAAAGTCTTACACGATCATGTTCGCCATCAACGCATCGTTACTCGCCTGCTCAATCCTCTACTCGATTGTGCGTCTAAAGTCACGCACAACCGAGCGCCAGTGTTCGATCCGGGAGCTACCTTGGTACCGGATGCCGCTGGATTTCTTCGACCGCCAGCATGTGGTACGGTCAGTTAGCACGTTCCTGCGCAAACGAACGATGCACCGCCGGACCTACCTGTACCTGCTGATGGTGGCGATGTCCTTCTACACGTTCCAGCGGGACGAAAAGCCAAAGATGTACCTCTACACCCAGCTGCGCTTCAACTGGGACACGGATCTGTACAGCTATTTCAAAACGTACCAATCGGCCGCGTACGTGGTGATGATGTTTCTCGGCGTCCCGTTGTTCACCAAGGTGCTCGGTTTGAAGGACACCCTGATCATCATGATCGGAGCGTTGGCGCATGCCAGTGCGCGGTTCGTTTACATCTTCGCCGAGGTTGGCTGGGTGCTGTACATCGGTGCAACGATCTCCAGCGTGGGCCCCGTTGTGGCACCGGTTCTTCGGTCGATGATTTCCAAAATGGTTCCCACCAACGAGCGTGGAATAATATTCTCCTTCCTTTCCGTGTTCGATAACGCCGTTCCCCTGTTCAGTGGGGTGCTGTATACGCAGGTTTACAACTCTTCGATCAATACGTACCCCCAGGCGATTTTCCTTCTCACCATGGGCACCCAAATGGTGGTGTTCTTCATTGCACT CGCGATTCACTTCTCACTTCGTGGTCGAGCACTGGAAGAGTGTACTCCGGTCGAAAAACCACCCGGCACGGGACTGATCGACGAAGCGAAGGCTCCAGCGATCGATGATGAAGCACCCAGTGTTGCTCATTAA